One Nostoc punctiforme PCC 73102 DNA window includes the following coding sequences:
- a CDS encoding PA14 domain-containing protein, whose protein sequence is MNELQNQNPTVVAPVNSDPSLQTLDQTLPSSSPRASASVLSQGDGLKAEYYDNIDFTNLKVTRTDATVNNDWGYGSPDPTVGADTFSARWTGQVQAKYSETYNFYTTADDGVRLWVNGQQIINQFVNQSATESVGSIALVAGQKYDIKLEYFENTVTAVSKLAWSSANQTKEIIPQSQLYSQSAGPAIGNGNGLKAEYYDNIDFTNLKVTRTDATVNNDWGYGSPDPTVGADTFSARWTGQVQAKYSETYNFYTTADDGVRLWVNGQQIINQFVNQSATESVGSIALVAGQKYDIKLEYFENTVTAVSKLAWSSATQTKEIIPQSQLYSQSAGPAIGNGNGLKAEYYDNIDFTNLKVTRTDATVNNDWGYGSPDPTVGADTFSARWTGQVQAKYSETYNFYTTADDGVRLWVNGQQIINQFVNQSATESVGSIALVAGQKYDIKLEYFENTVTAVSKLAWSSATQTKEIIPQSQLYSPLLQATITLGSSSTTVNEGAGNVNITLLRTGDLSSTSSIKYATLAGTATAGVDYGSDGTESAGTIIFAPGESSRQVSIQINDDSSTEVDETFSFVIDQPGGATLGLQRTLGITIQDNDRSGIDFSAPVVNEGAGTATVIATRGNTVGAASVNYTTVDGTAKAGSDYQSKSGTLSFIAGQSQQNIIIPIINDNVGESNETFTLNFSNAIGVQLTNQQTNITILDDDSGKFALDTVASGLNQPTAFDWTADQKRMFVAQKNGVVRVLDNGKLLATPFIDISGQVNDTRDRGLLGIAVHPDFGKSPTGNNYVYLLYTYDPPETNPNNPKNNANSTLDNPDQNGNRTAQLIRVTADPKTNYTTAIAGSQFVLLGTNATWNNISHPDGNSTNVSLGYAPSGILNKDTGKPFTSLQDYLNNLDKVQNIQNFIANDSESHSVGAVRFGTDGSLFVSLGDGTSYNGIDPRAIRVQDIDNLSGKILHIDAITGQGLSSNPFYNGDPNSNRSKVYNLGLRNPFRFTIDKKTNTPVMGDVGFDTYEEVNVGKPGANFGWPFYEGGLDANGNIVSLQQPKYATLNAAKDFYSSGKTVTAPVYTYKHFSSNSIVLGDFYTGNTFPSIYQGALFVGDFSQGTIDALKFDSQGKLTSVKRFASPADTPNLGVPTQITTGLDGNLYYANLTGGEIDRFRPA, encoded by the coding sequence ATGAATGAGTTACAGAATCAAAATCCTACGGTGGTAGCACCTGTAAATAGCGATCCATCTCTACAAACCCTTGATCAGACGCTACCAAGTAGTTCTCCTCGGGCTAGCGCCAGTGTGCTTTCTCAGGGAGATGGACTCAAAGCAGAGTACTACGACAACATCGACTTCACCAACCTGAAGGTAACTCGTACAGATGCGACGGTGAACAATGACTGGGGTTATGGTTCTCCAGATCCGACCGTTGGTGCAGATACCTTCTCAGCACGTTGGACAGGTCAGGTGCAAGCCAAGTACAGCGAGACTTACAACTTCTATACCACGGCTGATGATGGTGTGCGACTCTGGGTGAATGGTCAGCAAATCATCAATCAATTTGTTAATCAATCTGCCACTGAATCTGTCGGCTCGATCGCACTAGTTGCAGGTCAGAAGTACGATATTAAGCTTGAATACTTCGAAAATACTGTCACTGCCGTTTCCAAGTTGGCTTGGTCGAGTGCTAATCAGACCAAAGAAATCATTCCTCAGTCACAACTTTATAGTCAAAGCGCCGGACCTGCTATTGGCAACGGCAACGGACTCAAAGCAGAGTACTACGACAACATCGACTTCACCAACCTGAAGGTAACTCGTACAGATGCGACGGTGAACAATGACTGGGGTTATGGTTCTCCAGATCCGACCGTTGGTGCAGATACCTTCTCAGCACGTTGGACAGGTCAGGTGCAAGCCAAGTACAGTGAGACTTACAACTTCTATACCACGGCTGATGATGGTGTGCGACTCTGGGTGAATGGTCAGCAAATCATCAATCAATTTGTCAATCAATCTGCCACTGAATCTGTCGGCTCGATCGCACTAGTTGCAGGTCAGAAGTATGATATTAAGCTTGAATACTTCGAAAATACTGTCACTGCCGTTTCCAAGTTGGCTTGGTCAAGTGCTACTCAGACCAAAGAAATCATTCCTCAGTCACAACTTTATAGTCAAAGCGCCGGACCTGCTATTGGCAACGGCAACGGACTCAAAGCAGAGTACTACGACAACATCGACTTCACCAACCTGAAGGTAACTCGTACAGATGCGACGGTGAACAATGACTGGGGTTATGGTTCTCCAGATCCGACCGTTGGTGCAGATACCTTCTCAGCACGTTGGACAGGTCAGGTGCAAGCCAAGTACAGTGAGACTTACAACTTCTATACCACGGCTGATGATGGTGTGCGACTCTGGGTGAATGGTCAGCAAATCATCAATCAATTTGTCAATCAATCTGCCACTGAATCTGTCGGCTCGATCGCACTAGTTGCAGGTCAGAAGTATGATATTAAGCTTGAATACTTCGAAAATACTGTCACTGCCGTTTCCAAGTTGGCTTGGTCAAGTGCTACTCAGACCAAAGAAATCATTCCTCAGTCACAACTGTATTCACCACTTCTTCAGGCCACAATTACATTAGGATCGTCTTCCACAACTGTGAACGAAGGCGCTGGTAATGTTAACATAACTTTGCTCAGGACTGGTGATTTAAGCAGCACATCTTCAATCAAGTATGCAACCCTAGCTGGTACTGCCACAGCAGGAGTTGACTACGGAAGTGATGGCACCGAAAGCGCTGGCACAATTATTTTTGCGCCGGGGGAAAGTAGCAGACAGGTATCAATTCAGATCAATGACGATTCATCTACAGAAGTGGATGAAACCTTTAGTTTTGTTATCGATCAGCCAGGGGGAGCAACACTAGGGCTCCAAAGAACTCTCGGAATTACGATTCAAGATAACGATCGCTCTGGCATCGATTTTAGTGCGCCAGTAGTTAATGAGGGTGCTGGTACAGCTACGGTGATAGCTACACGAGGTAACACTGTAGGGGCTGCTAGTGTCAACTACACAACAGTGGATGGAACTGCTAAAGCTGGATCTGACTACCAAAGTAAATCTGGAACCTTGAGTTTTATAGCAGGACAAAGCCAGCAAAACATTATTATCCCCATTATTAATGACAACGTTGGGGAATCAAATGAAACATTTACTTTGAACTTCAGTAATGCAATTGGAGTCCAACTAACTAATCAACAGACAAATATTACGATTCTTGATGATGACTCTGGTAAGTTTGCTTTAGATACGGTAGCTTCTGGTTTGAATCAACCCACAGCTTTTGACTGGACAGCTGACCAAAAGCGGATGTTCGTTGCCCAGAAAAATGGGGTCGTGCGAGTCTTAGACAACGGCAAATTATTAGCAACACCATTTATCGATATTTCTGGACAGGTAAATGACACGCGCGATCGCGGTCTTTTAGGCATTGCCGTACATCCAGATTTTGGCAAAAGTCCAACAGGCAACAACTATGTTTACCTCTTGTATACTTACGATCCACCAGAAACTAATCCAAACAACCCTAAGAACAATGCCAATAGCACATTGGACAATCCCGATCAGAATGGGAATCGGACTGCACAGCTAATTCGGGTAACAGCTGACCCCAAAACGAATTACACTACTGCCATTGCTGGCAGCCAATTTGTCCTACTGGGTACTAATGCCACTTGGAATAATATTAGTCATCCAGATGGAAATAGCACAAATGTCTCACTTGGCTACGCACCATCAGGAATTCTCAACAAAGATACTGGTAAGCCGTTTACTAGCTTGCAGGATTATCTCAATAATCTCGATAAAGTTCAAAATATCCAGAATTTTATAGCCAACGATAGTGAATCTCACTCAGTTGGTGCTGTGCGCTTTGGGACCGATGGTTCTCTGTTTGTGAGCTTAGGGGACGGGACTTCTTACAATGGGATAGATCCGCGAGCAATTCGCGTTCAGGATATCGATAATCTGTCCGGCAAGATCCTGCATATTGATGCTATTACTGGTCAAGGTTTATCAAGTAATCCTTTCTACAACGGCGATCCCAATAGCAATCGTTCCAAGGTCTATAACTTAGGTCTGCGTAACCCCTTCCGTTTCACAATTGATAAGAAGACCAATACCCCTGTTATGGGTGATGTTGGCTTTGATACTTACGAAGAGGTCAACGTCGGAAAACCAGGAGCTAACTTTGGCTGGCCGTTCTATGAAGGAGGTCTTGATGCGAATGGCAACATCGTCAGCCTGCAACAACCAAAATATGCGACCCTAAATGCAGCAAAAGACTTTTATAGTAGTGGCAAAACTGTTACAGCACCAGTTTACACTTACAAGCATTTTAGTTCCAATTCAATTGTTTTAGGTGACTTTTACACAGGCAATACTTTCCCATCAATCTATCAAGGTGCGTTATTCGTAGGTGATTTCAGTCAAGGAACTATCGATGCTTTGAAATTTGATAGCCAGGGCAAACTTACCTCTGTTAAGCGGTTTGCTTCTCCAGCAGACACGCCAAATCTAGGAGTGCCTACACAAATCACCACTGGACTAGATGGCAATCTGTACTATGCAAACTTGACCGGGGGTGAAATCGATCGCTTCCGACCTGCTTAG
- a CDS encoding mercuric reductase yields the protein MTNSDLERVTVRPTDEYNQKLVSYVHPPNWVNPQPADVYDLVVIGAGTAGLVVAAGAAGLDLGLKVALIEKHLMGGDCLNVGCVPSKTIIRSARVVGEIWDAKDLGVNIPQHNIDVDFPKVMARMRRIRADISPNDSAERFQKLGVDVFLGSGRFASKNTVEVGGKTLRFKKAVIATGARAAQLSIPGIEKAGYLTNETVFSLIQRPERLAVIGGGPIGCELAQAFRRLGSEVVLFHSGSHLLNKEDAEAAEILQKVLIREGIRVVLNSKLEEVVTVTEGKRLYFSSNSHRDSVTVDEILVGAGRSPNVENLNLEAVGVEYDKHQGVKVNDYLQTTNPKIYAAGDICMNWKFTHAADAAARIVIKNTLFSPFGIGRSKLSSLVMPWVTYTDPEIAHVGMYEHEAQKLGIEVTTIKIPFSSVDRAIADGEESGFLKIHHKKGSDEIIGATIVSSHAGEMISEVTTAMVNKLGLSKLSSVIHPYPTQAEAIKKAADAYRRTLLTSNTKKLLGFLTKLS from the coding sequence ATGACCAATTCAGATTTAGAGAGAGTCACGGTTCGCCCAACGGATGAGTATAACCAAAAGTTGGTGTCTTACGTCCATCCGCCAAACTGGGTTAATCCTCAACCCGCAGATGTTTATGATTTGGTAGTAATTGGGGCTGGTACGGCGGGATTAGTTGTGGCAGCGGGTGCTGCGGGTCTAGATTTGGGTTTAAAAGTGGCGTTAATTGAAAAGCATCTCATGGGTGGAGATTGCTTAAATGTTGGTTGCGTACCATCTAAAACTATTATTCGGTCTGCCCGTGTAGTTGGCGAAATCTGGGATGCTAAAGACTTGGGAGTTAATATTCCCCAACATAATATAGATGTTGATTTTCCCAAAGTCATGGCAAGGATGCGGCGAATCAGGGCTGATATCAGCCCTAATGACTCAGCGGAGCGGTTTCAAAAGTTGGGTGTCGATGTATTTTTGGGTAGCGGTCGATTTGCGAGTAAGAATACCGTGGAAGTTGGCGGCAAAACCCTGCGGTTTAAAAAAGCTGTAATTGCTACTGGCGCAAGAGCCGCACAACTATCGATTCCGGGGATTGAAAAGGCGGGTTATCTAACGAATGAGACGGTTTTTTCGCTGATTCAACGACCGGAACGTTTAGCGGTGATTGGTGGCGGCCCCATTGGTTGCGAATTGGCGCAAGCTTTCCGGCGCTTGGGTTCTGAGGTGGTACTTTTCCATAGCGGTTCTCATCTTCTGAATAAAGAAGACGCTGAAGCTGCTGAAATTCTGCAAAAGGTTTTGATTAGGGAAGGAATTCGCGTAGTGTTGAATTCCAAATTAGAAGAAGTAGTAACTGTTACTGAAGGGAAACGGCTTTACTTTTCTTCTAATAGTCATCGAGATTCGGTGACAGTAGATGAAATTTTAGTCGGTGCGGGGCGATCGCCAAATGTCGAAAATCTAAATTTAGAAGCTGTGGGTGTAGAATACGACAAGCACCAAGGTGTGAAGGTAAATGATTATCTCCAGACGACCAATCCCAAAATTTATGCAGCTGGCGATATCTGCATGAACTGGAAATTTACCCATGCTGCTGATGCTGCGGCGCGAATTGTAATTAAAAATACTCTGTTCTCTCCCTTTGGCATAGGACGCTCGAAACTCAGTAGTTTGGTAATGCCGTGGGTAACTTATACTGACCCAGAAATTGCCCACGTGGGGATGTACGAACACGAGGCGCAGAAATTGGGTATTGAGGTGACGACAATCAAAATACCTTTTAGTAGTGTAGACCGAGCGATCGCAGATGGTGAAGAATCAGGATTTCTGAAAATCCACCATAAAAAGGGGTCTGATGAAATAATCGGTGCAACTATTGTCTCTAGTCACGCAGGTGAGATGATTTCAGAAGTGACTACAGCAATGGTGAATAAGCTTGGTTTGAGTAAGTTAAGCAGTGTAATTCATCCTTATCCCACTCAAGCTGAAGCGATTAAAAAAGCAGCTGATGCTTATCGCCGCACACTTTTAACATCAAATACCAAAAAATTGTTGGGATTTTTGACTAAGTTATCTTAA
- a CDS encoding TVP38/TMEM64 family protein, producing the protein MKKLTIIQIFKSIEARNFQKFFSLGLILLILASAFALNTDAALAEESANPNYFNPQTILRDSLQWIDSLGALGAIAFIALYIIATVAFFPGSILTLGAGVIFGAVWGSIYVFVGATLGATAAFLVGRYLARNWVAGKIADNKKFAAIDEAVGKEGLKIVLLTRLSPIFPFNLLNYAFGITGVSLKDYFIGSLGMIPGTIMYVYIGSLASNLAMIGTEAQLTNPTLQWAIRILGLIATVAVTVYVTRIARKALEEEL; encoded by the coding sequence ATGAAAAAACTAACAATCATTCAGATATTTAAAAGTATTGAAGCCAGAAACTTCCAAAAGTTTTTTAGCCTAGGATTAATATTATTGATATTGGCGAGTGCTTTCGCATTAAACACAGACGCGGCTTTAGCAGAAGAATCTGCAAATCCAAATTATTTCAATCCTCAAACCATTTTACGGGACTCGTTGCAGTGGATTGATAGCCTGGGTGCGTTGGGAGCCATAGCTTTTATTGCCCTTTATATTATCGCCACCGTCGCTTTTTTCCCAGGTTCTATTCTCACCTTGGGAGCGGGTGTAATTTTTGGTGCAGTTTGGGGTTCTATCTACGTATTTGTCGGTGCAACCCTTGGCGCTACTGCTGCTTTCCTTGTAGGACGTTATTTAGCAAGAAACTGGGTTGCTGGTAAAATCGCGGATAACAAAAAATTTGCCGCCATTGACGAAGCGGTAGGTAAAGAAGGATTAAAAATTGTCCTGTTAACGCGACTATCCCCGATATTTCCTTTCAATTTGCTCAACTATGCCTTTGGCATCACAGGAGTTTCACTTAAAGATTACTTCATCGGCTCTCTAGGCATGATTCCCGGAACCATTATGTACGTTTATATAGGTTCCCTTGCAAGTAATCTTGCCATGATTGGCACCGAAGCTCAACTTACTAACCCAACTTTACAATGGGCAATTCGGATTTTGGGTTTGATTGCGACAGTAGCCGTTACAGTTTATGTAACCCGGATTGCACGCAAAGCTTTAGAAGAGGAATTGTAG
- a CDS encoding TVP38/TMEM64 family protein — protein MRKSVLNSKLKLLLLSCLIATLIIAAKQLNFQGLLQASVIWVESLGVLGPIAYIVIYNLATLLFIPGSLLTLKGGCLFGVFWGSIYVLIAAMVGATLAFIIGRYLSRDWVSRQMEKHPKFKAIDLAVAKEGWKIVLLTRLCPIFPFNLLNYAFGVTQVSLKDYILGSFGIIPGTLMYVYIGSLAGNLAMINTSHQPITPETQAWQWIMRVVGLIATVAVTVYITKIAQKALAQSVAVEEITTHEKTNNHSDI, from the coding sequence ATGAGGAAGTCTGTATTAAATTCCAAACTCAAACTACTACTCTTAAGTTGCCTGATTGCCACTCTCATAATTGCTGCTAAACAGTTAAACTTTCAGGGACTTTTACAGGCATCAGTCATTTGGGTTGAGAGTCTTGGAGTTTTAGGGCCTATCGCTTACATAGTCATTTACAACTTGGCAACATTACTGTTTATCCCCGGTTCCCTCCTAACACTTAAAGGCGGTTGTCTGTTTGGAGTATTTTGGGGGTCAATATATGTGTTAATTGCTGCAATGGTCGGAGCAACTTTAGCTTTTATTATTGGACGCTACCTTTCGCGCGATTGGGTTTCTCGACAAATGGAAAAACATCCTAAATTTAAAGCGATTGATTTAGCAGTTGCCAAAGAGGGATGGAAAATTGTCTTGTTGACTCGTCTTTGTCCCATTTTTCCTTTCAATTTATTAAATTATGCTTTTGGAGTCACACAGGTTTCTCTCAAAGACTATATATTAGGTTCCTTCGGCATTATTCCCGGTACTTTGATGTACGTTTATATTGGTTCGTTAGCTGGTAATCTTGCCATGATTAACACATCTCATCAACCAATTACCCCAGAAACTCAAGCCTGGCAATGGATAATGCGAGTAGTTGGGTTGATTGCTACCGTTGCTGTAACTGTGTATATCACAAAAATTGCTCAGAAAGCATTAGCTCAAAGTGTGGCAGTAGAAGAAATCACAACCCATGAAAAAACTAACAATCATTCAGATATTTAA
- a CDS encoding TIGR04283 family arsenosugar biosynthesis glycosyltransferase → MSESIDAAKISIIIPAINEAGNIKKAIATTQGSINIEVIVVDGGSSDDTVAIAQSLNVKIISSSPGRAMQMNAGAVAASGEILLFLHADTLLPAGFDEMICTALQQPGTVAGAFKLRIDAPLLSLRWVEWGVNVRSHFYQMPYGDQAIFSKKAVFQQIGGFPELPIMEDFELMRRLKRIGRIVIIPTPVVTSARRWLQKGVFKTTLLNQIVIIAYLLGVSPERICRWYRQEKFKRI, encoded by the coding sequence ATGAGTGAGAGTATTGACGCAGCCAAAATTTCGATTATTATTCCGGCTATTAATGAAGCGGGGAATATTAAAAAAGCCATTGCTACGACTCAAGGCAGTATAAATATAGAAGTCATTGTAGTCGATGGTGGCTCTAGTGATGATACTGTAGCGATCGCTCAATCTTTAAATGTCAAAATTATTTCATCATCTCCCGGTCGTGCTATGCAAATGAACGCGGGTGCTGTAGCGGCTAGTGGGGAAATTCTGCTGTTTCTCCATGCAGATACCCTTTTACCTGCTGGGTTTGATGAGATGATTTGCACAGCGCTACAACAGCCTGGGACTGTGGCTGGTGCATTTAAGTTGCGAATTGATGCACCACTTTTAAGTTTACGATGGGTGGAGTGGGGAGTAAATGTGCGATCGCATTTTTACCAAATGCCCTATGGCGACCAAGCAATTTTTTCTAAAAAAGCAGTATTTCAACAAATTGGCGGTTTTCCTGAATTGCCTATCATGGAAGACTTTGAACTCATGCGTCGTTTAAAACGCATCGGACGGATTGTAATTATTCCCACACCAGTTGTTACCTCAGCCCGTAGATGGTTACAAAAGGGAGTGTTTAAAACTACGCTACTTAATCAAATAGTAATTATTGCTTATTTACTCGGCGTTTCACCTGAGCGAATTTGTCGCTGGTATCGCCAAGAAAAATTTAAGAGGATTTAA
- a CDS encoding CU044_2847 family protein, with the protein MAQLTPIQLEDGTIIYIEATDNIDAPPVITEVTPEGEEEALIDKGWDADAAQKQIVQNFQAIEGTIRAYTVYSLNAFKKIPVANIDKVTLEFGIKVGGEAGIPYVTKGTAESNLKITVECSFPDQPEKKTQQS; encoded by the coding sequence ATGGCTCAACTCACACCTATTCAGTTAGAAGATGGCACGATTATTTACATTGAGGCTACAGATAATATAGATGCACCACCAGTCATTACCGAAGTTACTCCAGAGGGAGAAGAAGAAGCGCTAATTGATAAGGGATGGGATGCTGATGCTGCACAAAAACAGATAGTCCAAAATTTCCAAGCAATTGAAGGTACAATTCGGGCTTACACTGTTTATTCACTCAATGCTTTTAAGAAAATCCCTGTTGCTAATATTGATAAAGTCACTCTAGAATTTGGCATCAAAGTTGGCGGTGAAGCAGGTATACCTTATGTTACTAAAGGCACGGCTGAAAGTAATCTGAAGATAACGGTAGAGTGTTCGTTTCCTGACCAACCGGAAAAGAAAACTCAGCAATCATGA
- a CDS encoding pentapeptide repeat-containing protein, with protein sequence MSRDALVVGINTYDCLKSLNAPAADGEAIAQILQQYGEFRVTRLPAVKDKENETIRIGKQTKVSLTQLERAIVQLFKPDGKPPDTALLYFSGHGLRKNLGIQEGFLATSEVNPDAGNWGLSLQWLRRLLQESEVRQQIVILDCCYSGEVLNFAEADPGDRGKGRDRCFIAASRDFEVAFEEINSQHSVLTAALLKGLEPKQDRWVSNYTLVDLLNQEHHPFPQRPIFANSGEAINLTRKWNSSPVNSTVQVSAICPYKGLSYFDCTEADANLFYGRTALTDELLEKVRSGNFLAVLGASGSGKSSVVRAGLLYQLKLGHRLSGSDTWQLKIFRPGINPLQNLALAFVESELSDIDRASQLAKAEELIARGAVGLGQLITAAQTQRLVLVVDQFEEAFTQCQDITKRQQFFECVLGALQRDDKKLCLIITMRADFFSKCLEQEYGGLAKKIQEHLVTVTPMNREELETAIIKPAQQVNLAVEPELVSQMIADVKNSPGSLPLLQYTLTELWQQRTEERLTLTTYSKLGGVRGTLQTRATEVYESLSLEEQQATKRIFLELTQLGEGTEDTRRQVVQRDLVTSQYPEIVIHRIIQRLADEKLVVTSTLSNQIAVVDVAHEALIRHWPLLRKWIEESRDILRQKRKIEAAAIEWRYRRRVKDYLFQGKRLREVEDFQKQQTENLRLSDLAIEFIQASVRQRRNNRFRSIAFFLIIPLGLSVYVGIVIEKPIRINQLWQTVDAAREKRDSQARIQALEKLVQAGESLANKDFSNANLSDANLENANLSDANLENANLSDANLENANLSDANLSGATLWSVNLIGANLSNAELGQGFLSFDRFLSRSSDLSNSNLSNANLEDANLVNVNFSGANLKGANLWRANLSGADFRGAKNLTPDQFKLTDFRSQSARYDKDFRAKLGLPPEPAK encoded by the coding sequence ATGAGTCGAGACGCTTTGGTGGTGGGAATTAATACGTATGACTGCTTAAAGAGTCTCAACGCACCAGCTGCCGATGGTGAAGCGATCGCTCAAATCTTACAACAATATGGTGAATTTCGGGTAACGCGGCTCCCAGCAGTCAAAGACAAGGAAAATGAGACGATTCGCATTGGTAAGCAAACTAAAGTTAGTTTAACTCAGTTAGAAAGAGCGATCGTCCAATTATTTAAACCAGATGGGAAGCCACCAGACACAGCGTTGCTGTATTTTTCTGGTCATGGGTTACGGAAAAATTTAGGAATTCAGGAAGGTTTTTTAGCAACGAGTGAAGTCAACCCCGATGCGGGTAATTGGGGATTATCTTTGCAATGGCTGCGGCGACTGCTGCAAGAAAGTGAGGTAAGACAACAAATTGTAATTTTGGATTGCTGCTATAGCGGAGAGGTGCTAAATTTTGCAGAGGCAGATCCAGGCGATCGGGGTAAAGGTAGAGACAGGTGTTTTATTGCGGCTTCTCGTGATTTTGAAGTAGCTTTTGAAGAGATTAACAGCCAACACAGCGTCCTAACCGCCGCACTGCTGAAAGGTTTGGAACCAAAACAAGACCGTTGGGTAAGTAACTACACTTTAGTAGACTTGCTCAATCAAGAACATCACCCGTTCCCGCAGCGTCCCATTTTTGCTAACTCTGGTGAAGCAATTAATCTCACCCGCAAATGGAATTCCTCTCCTGTTAACTCCACAGTACAAGTATCAGCTATTTGTCCTTACAAAGGCTTGTCTTATTTTGATTGCACAGAAGCAGATGCCAACTTATTTTATGGCAGAACAGCGTTAACCGACGAATTATTAGAAAAAGTGCGATCGGGTAATTTCCTCGCTGTGTTGGGAGCATCAGGAAGTGGCAAATCTAGTGTTGTCAGAGCCGGTTTACTTTATCAATTAAAGTTAGGACATAGGTTATCAGGTAGCGATACTTGGCAGTTAAAAATATTTCGACCAGGGATTAACCCCTTACAAAATTTAGCACTGGCATTTGTAGAATCAGAATTATCAGATATTGACCGAGCCTCACAGTTAGCGAAAGCTGAAGAATTAATAGCTAGAGGTGCAGTTGGTTTAGGACAGTTGATTACTGCTGCACAAACTCAGCGCTTAGTGCTAGTGGTAGACCAATTTGAGGAAGCTTTTACTCAATGTCAAGACATTACAAAACGACAGCAGTTTTTTGAATGTGTGCTAGGTGCTTTGCAACGGGATGACAAGAAACTCTGCTTAATAATTACAATGCGGGCTGATTTTTTTAGTAAATGTCTGGAACAAGAGTATGGCGGACTTGCTAAGAAAATTCAAGAGCATTTAGTAACAGTAACACCGATGAATCGGGAGGAATTAGAAACAGCAATTATCAAACCTGCCCAACAGGTGAACTTAGCAGTAGAACCGGAATTAGTTTCTCAGATGATTGCAGATGTAAAAAATTCACCGGGGAGTTTACCGTTGTTGCAATACACGCTGACAGAACTATGGCAGCAAAGAACCGAAGAACGGTTAACCTTGACTACCTATAGCAAACTAGGTGGAGTCAGGGGAACCCTGCAAACACGCGCTACAGAAGTTTATGAGTCATTATCACTTGAGGAACAGCAAGCAACAAAGCGGATTTTTTTAGAATTGACGCAGTTGGGAGAAGGAACAGAAGATACACGCAGACAGGTTGTGCAACGAGATTTAGTTACTTCCCAGTATCCAGAAATTGTGATTCATAGAATAATTCAACGGTTAGCTGATGAAAAGCTAGTTGTTACCAGTACCTTATCTAATCAAATTGCTGTGGTAGATGTGGCACATGAAGCACTGATTCGCCATTGGCCGCTATTACGCAAATGGATTGAGGAAAGTCGGGACATACTGCGACAAAAGCGGAAAATTGAAGCGGCAGCTATTGAATGGCGATATAGGCGAAGAGTTAAGGATTATCTCTTTCAGGGGAAGCGGTTAAGAGAAGTAGAAGATTTTCAGAAGCAACAAACTGAGAACTTAAGATTATCTGACCTAGCTATTGAGTTTATTCAAGCAAGTGTCAGACAAAGACGGAATAATCGCTTTCGGTCAATTGCTTTTTTCTTAATTATCCCACTGGGTTTATCAGTATATGTGGGCATAGTTATTGAGAAACCGATTAGGATAAACCAGCTTTGGCAAACTGTTGATGCTGCTAGAGAAAAGAGGGATAGTCAGGCAAGAATTCAAGCACTTGAAAAACTAGTCCAAGCTGGTGAGAGTCTAGCTAATAAAGATTTCAGCAATGCCAACCTCAGCGATGCCAACCTCGAGAATGCCAACCTCAGCGATGCCAACCTCGAGAATGCCAACCTCAGCGATGCCAACCTCGAGAATGCCAACCTCAGCGATGCCAACCTTAGCGGTGCAACCCTCTGGAGTGTAAACCTCATCGGTGCAAACCTCAGTAATGCTGAACTTGGCCAGGGTTTCCTTAGCTTTGACCGCTTCCTCAGTCGTAGTTCCGACCTCAGCAATTCCAACCTCAGCAATGCCAACCTCGAGGATGCCAACCTCGTCAATGTGAACTTCAGCGGTGCCAACCTCAAGGGTGCAAACCTCTGGCGTGCAAACCTCTCGGGTGCCGACTTTAGGGGTGCCAAAAACCTGACTCCTGATCAATTTAAACTCACTGATTTTAGGTCGCAGTCTGCGAGATATGACAAGGATTTTCGTGCCAAGCTCGGTTTACCACCAGAACCAGCTAAGTGA